The following are from one region of the Gossypium hirsutum isolate 1008001.06 chromosome D03, Gossypium_hirsutum_v2.1, whole genome shotgun sequence genome:
- the LOC107950404 gene encoding cinnamoyl-CoA reductase 1 yields MAAAANPKEAVCVTGANGFIGSWLVRTLLQGGYTRVHAAIYPGSDPNHLLSLPGATSRGVVLQVYEADVLDYPAVLKAVEGCQGVFHVASPCSLEDPKDPDKELVRPAVQGTLNVLEAARSAKVRRVVLTSSISAMVPNPNWDPKTQGPFNESSWTDLEYCKARHKWYPVSKTLAEKAAWEYAEKHGLDVVAINPATCLGPMLQPNLNASCAVLLQLLQGSKDTQEYHWLGAVHVKDVAKAQILLFQSPVASGRYLCTNGIYQFSQFAQTVSKLFPHYPVHRFAEETQPGLVPCKEAAKRLIDLGLVFTPVEDAVRETVDSLVTKGFLKSH; encoded by the exons ATGGCTGCTGCGGCAAACCCTAAAGAAGCTGTGTGCGTGACCGGAGCTAACGGATTTATAGGGTCATGGCTGGTCCGCACCCTCCTTCAAGGCGGCTATACCCGGGTCCACGCAGCGATTTACCCAGGCTCAGACCCCAACCATCTGTTGTCTCTCCCCGGCGCCACTTCCCGAGGCGTGGTGCTGCAGGTGTACGAGGCCGACGTCTTGGACTACCCAGCCGTCCTCAAAGCGGTGGAGGGCTGCCAGGGTGTATTCCACGTGGCCTCTCCTTGCAGTCTGGAAGATCCCAAAGACCCAGACAAGGAACTGGTGAGACCAGCGGTGCAGGGCACACTCAACGTACTCGAAGCCGCTAGATCAGCCAAGGTCAGACGGGTGGTGCTGACTTCCTCTATATCAGCCATGGTTCCAAACCCCAATTGGGACCCTAAAACCCAAGGACCCTTCAACGAATCATCCTGGACAGACCTGGAATACTGCAAGGCACGACATAAATGGTATCCAGTGTCAAAGACCCTAGCTGAGAAAGCGGCATGGGAATATGCAGAGAAACATGGACTTGATGTAGTGGCTATAAATCCAGCAACATGTTTAGGTCCTATGTTGCAACCCAACTTGAATGCAAGTTGCGCGGTGCTGCTACAATTGTTACAAGGCTCTAAAGATACCCAGGAGTACCACTGGTTAGGGGCAGTCCATGTTAAAGATGTTGCCAAAGCACAGATATTATTGTTCCAGTCACCTGTTGCTTCTGGTAGATATCTTTGCACTAATGGTATCTATCAGTTCTCTCAGTTTGCTCAAACTGTGTCCAAACTTTTCCCTCATTATCCTGTCCAcag GTTTGCAGAGGAAACACAACCGGGGTTAGTTCCTTGCAAAGAGGCAGCCAAGCGATTAATTGATTTGGGTCTAGTTTTCACACCAGTTGAAGATGCTGTTCGTGAGACTGTGGACTCTTTGGTAACCAAAGGCTTCCTGAAATCGCACTAG